One segment of Paenibacillus pabuli DNA contains the following:
- a CDS encoding extracellular solute-binding protein yields the protein MTGKATKGSLKKWVGLALTMVMGVSLLAGCSSASEQGGADGNASGNGERVTLKVEVFDRGNSPSPYTITNNYLSKLVQEKFGDPNNIDVQFVPIQRSEEVTKLNVLMASNTDVPDIVFVYDSSVFYRYAQQGGLTDVGELLDQYGPNLKKFLGEDTLKFGQLEGQQFAVPGKRAITGRYSSYIRQDWLDKVGLPLPSTTDELYITLKAFKEKDPGQLGSKNIPMGMALAPAQFETLIYSFIKPVSGDLTYAQRFELPLHEGFKDAMKFMNKLYNEGLISKDFSLDEDKTQLAKDVQNGNIGYWSEDVDAIFYADGTLDNLRKNVEGSNLVPVDAYTNANVDNKHIKSRYGSNGMYIMIPKSSKRAVEAIKYLDWMASDNNLRDILNGVEGENYELVDGLPVVKEDATQEAKDRLFNAGDMAIISNGKNVGDQAMNEKAWVLGFPQNNQEMLKQSIDIANTDTVGPIIFDKPIEAEMKYGTALKDKLNVIIVKTAMAKPEEFEAVYEREMNDYMSLGGEALKKELEQAVQELAAK from the coding sequence ATGACAGGAAAAGCAACCAAGGGGAGTCTAAAGAAATGGGTAGGACTTGCGCTTACGATGGTAATGGGAGTTTCCTTGCTGGCCGGCTGTTCATCCGCATCAGAACAAGGCGGAGCAGATGGCAATGCGTCAGGTAATGGCGAGCGTGTCACCTTGAAAGTGGAAGTGTTTGATCGTGGTAACAGTCCTTCACCTTACACCATTACGAACAACTACTTATCGAAACTGGTGCAGGAAAAATTCGGTGACCCGAATAATATCGATGTGCAATTCGTACCGATTCAGCGCTCGGAAGAAGTGACGAAGCTGAATGTTCTCATGGCCAGCAATACCGATGTTCCCGATATTGTTTTTGTATATGACTCAAGTGTGTTCTACCGCTATGCCCAGCAGGGCGGGCTGACCGATGTCGGTGAACTGCTGGATCAGTATGGACCGAACCTGAAGAAGTTCCTGGGCGAGGATACATTAAAGTTTGGACAGCTGGAAGGCCAGCAGTTCGCTGTACCGGGTAAACGTGCGATTACAGGGCGATACAGCTCGTACATTCGTCAGGACTGGCTGGATAAAGTGGGATTACCATTGCCTTCAACGACCGATGAACTGTACATCACTTTGAAGGCGTTTAAAGAGAAGGACCCTGGTCAGCTTGGCAGCAAAAACATTCCAATGGGAATGGCCCTTGCTCCAGCTCAATTTGAAACATTGATCTATTCCTTTATCAAGCCGGTTAGTGGTGATCTGACATACGCTCAGCGTTTTGAGCTGCCACTGCATGAGGGCTTCAAGGATGCCATGAAGTTTATGAACAAGCTGTACAACGAAGGCTTAATCAGCAAAGACTTCAGTCTGGATGAAGATAAAACCCAACTGGCCAAGGACGTGCAGAACGGTAACATCGGCTACTGGTCTGAAGATGTGGATGCCATCTTCTACGCGGATGGAACGCTGGACAATCTGCGCAAAAATGTAGAGGGAAGCAACCTGGTTCCAGTCGATGCTTATACCAATGCGAATGTAGACAACAAACATATTAAGTCTCGTTACGGCTCCAACGGCATGTACATTATGATTCCTAAAAGCAGCAAACGCGCTGTGGAAGCCATTAAATATTTGGACTGGATGGCTTCTGACAATAACCTGAGGGATATCCTCAACGGGGTTGAAGGCGAGAACTATGAACTGGTCGATGGACTTCCCGTTGTCAAAGAGGATGCCACGCAGGAAGCCAAGGATCGTCTTTTCAATGCAGGGGATATGGCCATCATTTCGAACGGCAAAAATGTGGGTGACCAGGCCATGAATGAAAAAGCTTGGGTCTTGGGATTCCCGCAGAACAATCAGGAGATGTTGAAGCAGTCCATCGATATTGCCAATACGGACACTGTAGGACCTATTATCTTCGATAAGCCAATTGAAGCAGAGATGAAATATGGTACAGCCCTCAAAGATAAGCTCAATGTCATTATCGTGAAAACAGCAATGGCGAAACCGGAAGAATTCGAAGCGGTATACGAACGGGAAATGAATGATTACATGTCACTCGGCGGTGAAGCACTGAAGAAAGAACTTGAACAGGCCGTTCAGGAGCTTGCTGCCAAATAA
- a CDS encoding ABC transporter permease, which produces MTPYLKRYWQLYALISLPLIYFVIFRYGPMYGVQIAFKDFNLFQGIGGSEWIGFDAFREVFGMRDFYTTLRNTFMLNFLDLIVSFPAPIILAIMLYEIRFKWFKKLSQTILYIPHFISWVIIGGIVYQLFGNQSGMVNGVLESMGLNPIPFLTEKNPWLVTYLFTGVWQSAGWGTILYLAALTGVNKELFEAAEIDGATRLKKIWHITLPSIKPTIVTLLILNLGHMVTIGFDRPYIIGNTAVREYSDVLSTFVYRMGLESGQYTLATVVGLFQAVVGLIFVLGSNYISKKVTGEGIL; this is translated from the coding sequence ATGACCCCCTACTTGAAGAGGTATTGGCAATTGTACGCGTTGATTTCCCTGCCCCTTATTTACTTTGTGATTTTCCGTTACGGACCAATGTATGGCGTACAGATTGCATTTAAGGATTTTAACCTGTTTCAGGGTATTGGCGGCAGCGAGTGGATTGGCTTTGATGCCTTCCGCGAGGTATTTGGGATGCGGGACTTCTACACCACGCTGCGAAATACCTTTATGCTCAACTTTCTGGATCTGATTGTATCTTTTCCTGCTCCAATTATCCTGGCAATCATGCTCTATGAAATTCGGTTTAAATGGTTCAAAAAGCTGTCGCAGACCATCCTGTATATCCCTCACTTCATTTCATGGGTGATTATCGGGGGGATCGTATACCAGCTGTTTGGCAACCAATCCGGTATGGTAAACGGTGTGCTCGAGAGTATGGGGCTGAACCCCATCCCATTTCTGACGGAGAAGAATCCGTGGCTTGTAACCTACCTGTTTACCGGTGTCTGGCAAAGTGCCGGGTGGGGAACCATCCTGTATCTGGCTGCACTGACGGGTGTGAACAAGGAGTTGTTTGAAGCGGCTGAGATCGATGGAGCAACACGTCTCAAAAAGATCTGGCATATTACATTGCCGAGCATCAAGCCGACCATTGTAACCCTGCTTATTCTGAATCTGGGGCACATGGTCACGATTGGATTCGATCGTCCTTACATTATCGGGAACACAGCGGTGCGTGAATATTCAGATGTTCTAAGCACCTTCGTATACCGGATGGGTTTGGAATCCGGGCAGTATACACTGGCAACGGTAGTCGGACTGTTCCAGGCCGTCGTGGGTCTTATTTTCGTGCTGGGCTCCAACTACATTTCGAAAAAGGTAACTGGTGAAGGGATTTTGTAG
- a CDS encoding carbohydrate ABC transporter permease: MSDRTSNRIFDIVNISFVTLFVVFCLAPFLHTIAISFSSNRAITSGEVTLFPKEFNWDAYVKVFSDHSMLYSLGYTALLTIATTVLCMLFTIAAAYPLTKKKLKGRKLFMYVIIITMFFSGGIIPEYLLIRDLHLLNSVWALILPGLVSPFNLILLISFFNGIPESLEESAEIDGSSHLHTLLKIILPLSLPVMATLSLFYAVGRWNGFQDSLMYINDPQLYPLQLKLFQMVQNNMVSELTQMEGANRAPLTPESLKAATVIFATVPILLVYPWLQKYFVSGAMLGAVKG, encoded by the coding sequence ATGAGTGACCGCACCTCAAATCGGATTTTTGATATCGTTAATATCTCCTTTGTAACCCTGTTTGTCGTGTTCTGTCTGGCTCCTTTTCTGCACACGATTGCCATATCGTTTAGCTCCAACAGAGCGATAACATCGGGAGAAGTGACGCTGTTTCCGAAGGAGTTTAATTGGGATGCATACGTCAAGGTGTTCTCTGACCATTCCATGCTCTATTCACTTGGTTACACTGCGCTTCTAACGATTGCGACTACGGTATTATGCATGCTGTTTACTATTGCTGCAGCGTACCCGTTGACCAAGAAGAAACTGAAGGGCCGCAAGCTCTTCATGTATGTCATCATCATTACGATGTTCTTCAGTGGCGGGATCATTCCGGAATACTTGCTGATTCGTGATCTGCATTTACTGAATTCGGTCTGGGCATTGATATTGCCGGGTTTGGTCAGTCCATTTAACCTGATTCTCCTGATCTCCTTCTTCAATGGCATTCCGGAAAGTCTGGAGGAATCGGCTGAGATTGATGGAAGCTCACATCTTCATACGTTGTTGAAAATCATTCTTCCACTCTCGTTGCCAGTGATGGCCACCTTGTCTCTCTTCTATGCGGTGGGACGCTGGAACGGATTCCAGGATTCCCTGATGTATATTAACGATCCACAGCTGTATCCGCTGCAGCTCAAGCTATTCCAAATGGTACAGAACAACATGGTGAGTGAACTGACACAGATGGAGGGTGCCAACCGGGCACCGCTCACGCCGGAAAGTCTGAAGGCTGCCACCGTTATATTTGCTACCGTTCCCATCCTGCTTGTCTATCCTTGGCTGCAGAAATATTTCGTTAGTGGTGCCATGCTTGGGGCCGTAAAAGGTTGA
- a CDS encoding sugar phosphate isomerase/epimerase family protein gives MQQNDKGEYSFSTCWNIKRHQVGEAMIQEIRELGFRRVELNYNVTKEMLTSIEPMIESGEIGVSSVHNTFPHVPDPDYGTDSVLLGFQDETKRQKAIQLLVGSAEYAHRYGAEAVVVHPGEVPIPESVSKELAQLYHDEGKDSAKYRSKWEEFVERRQALSNGYVQQIIRSLDEVCNQAAAKGLHVRFGIETRSRPQQIPTLAEAKTIIEALQGAPVGIWYDTGHAIMMDRLGLYDSVGEMQGLMDDIVGVHIHETLGLSDHWCPYVHSQDMHFYDAYLPMIRRAKVKVYELKSACTPDEIHESHELLMKKMDPAGEGR, from the coding sequence ATGCAGCAAAATGACAAGGGTGAGTATTCGTTCTCCACATGCTGGAACATTAAGCGTCACCAGGTGGGCGAGGCCATGATCCAGGAAATTCGCGAGCTTGGCTTCCGCCGGGTTGAACTTAACTATAACGTGACGAAGGAAATGCTGACGTCCATTGAGCCTATGATTGAGAGCGGAGAGATTGGTGTTTCCAGTGTGCATAACACATTTCCCCATGTCCCGGACCCTGATTACGGTACAGACTCGGTACTGCTCGGATTCCAGGATGAAACGAAGCGTCAAAAGGCCATCCAGCTGCTTGTCGGTTCCGCAGAATATGCCCATCGTTACGGAGCTGAGGCTGTTGTTGTACATCCGGGAGAGGTACCTATCCCGGAGAGTGTCAGCAAGGAGCTTGCACAGCTGTATCACGACGAGGGGAAGGATTCAGCTAAGTATCGCAGCAAATGGGAGGAATTTGTTGAACGGCGGCAGGCACTGAGCAACGGCTATGTCCAACAGATTATCCGCAGCCTGGATGAAGTCTGCAATCAGGCAGCGGCCAAAGGTCTTCATGTCCGGTTCGGCATCGAAACCCGCTCCAGACCACAGCAGATTCCTACGCTGGCAGAAGCCAAGACGATTATTGAGGCTCTACAAGGGGCTCCAGTTGGCATCTGGTATGATACCGGGCATGCCATCATGATGGATCGCCTGGGGCTATACGACAGCGTGGGTGAGATGCAAGGGCTGATGGATGATATCGTAGGCGTTCATATTCATGAGACACTTGGCCTTTCGGATCACTGGTGCCCTTATGTGCACAGTCAAGATATGCATTTCTATGATGCATACCTACCTATGATCCGCCGGGCAAAAGTCAAGGTCTATGAACTGAAATCAGCTTGTACACCGGATGAAATTCACGAGAGTCATGAACTGCTTATGAAGAAGATGGATCCGGCAGGGGAGGGACGATGA